TCGACTATTTGTGGGTTCTTCCGGCTGTTCAAGCTTTCCATCTGCAAAATCAGAAAGAGCTTCTTTCACAGTGGAGTCTTCGGTGAGATAAATTTCAATCTCTGCTTTCTGCAGTCCATCAAAAGCTTTGGGACCAACTCTACCGGTTATAAGAGCATCAACATCTCTATCAGCCAATGTCTGTACAGCCTGAACTCCCGCACCATGTCTGGTATCCCCTGCGGAATTTTTAATGAATTCTCCTTTTTCCTCATCGTCATCATAAATCATAAAATATGAACTTCTGCCGAATCTGCGATCTACTTTTACATCAGATGAACTTTTGCTTTCAGCTGTGATCGCAATTTTCATTGTTATTCACCTCTGTTGTGATATTTCAAAACCCCTGCCCCCCCAGAGCTTCCAGGAAAATAGGTGAACCTTTTAAAACCAGTCTGCTCCGCCTTCACAGGCGAAGCAGACAAAACTTGATTCATTTGACCAAAAATTTAATCAGTTTCCTCTCGGAGCTGTTCGATCCTATCTCTGACAGCGTCCAGCTGATCTTCCAGATCCTCAGCAGTCCTTTTTAAATTTTTTAGTTCTGTCTTTTTGGCCTCTTCTTCAGTCAGCTGAGTACTAACAAAAGGTGACTTTCTAACCCGTCCAGCCGGCGGACCAGCGGGTCCTGCAGTTCCTCTTCCTGCAGTTCCTCTTCTTCTACCACCCCGACCACCTCTAAATCCTCTGGCCAATCCCAATCCCTGGCCAGCACCAGAATTAACATAACCGGGTACATTAAAACCTGCACAATAGCCTGCACCTCGTCCGGTCATTTCGCCTAAACCATCAGGTCCTGTACCATCTCCGCGTGGCATAATAACCCCTCCTTTTTGAGCATTTATTCATTTCAACTTTATTCTAACATAGTTATAATCATATGTCAAAAAACAAAAAAGGACCATGAGCTCCCTCATGATCCCTGGCTTAACAGCAGTATAAATATATCAGAAATTTCCGCCCTCACATTTAAGCGATCGATAGTGTTTTGTGCACTGTTTCTGACTAATCAAACAGATAAGGATATTGATTTTATATCAGGCGGTAAGAATATTCGGGTATT
The nucleotide sequence above comes from Halarsenatibacter silvermanii. Encoded proteins:
- a CDS encoding DUF5320 domain-containing protein; translated protein: MPRGDGTGPDGLGEMTGRGAGYCAGFNVPGYVNSGAGQGLGLARGFRGGRGGRRRGTAGRGTAGPAGPPAGRVRKSPFVSTQLTEEEAKKTELKNLKRTAEDLEDQLDAVRDRIEQLREETD
- a CDS encoding NifB/NifX family molybdenum-iron cluster-binding protein, producing the protein MKIAITAESKSSSDVKVDRRFGRSSYFMIYDDDEEKGEFIKNSAGDTRHGAGVQAVQTLADRDVDALITGRVGPKAFDGLQKAEIEIYLTEDSTVKEALSDFADGKLEQPEEPTNSRHPGRR